The following coding sequences are from one Crateriforma spongiae window:
- a CDS encoding M3 family metallopeptidase, with protein MHHRLIVAAIMATVFATLITAPSQESMAETSTSNDIDPATHPLLKPWTGPFGGVPPFDAVRVDEFPALFDVAIAAAESDYETIANNPEPATFENTFIPMEKAGRMLNRLEVVFDVHSSNLNVGPMPDLERSIVPKLAEHSDKITQNDALFRRIEAVYQQLDDGDFTVAQRRLVDDTYKTFVRKGAKLDDADKAKLSQINKRLARLFTDFSQNVLEDEKGYVTWISDEADLDGLPASIVAAMKSAATEKGKPDQWAITNTRSSMDPFLTYATNRGLREKVWRNYYSRGDNGDQYDNNAIIAEILKLRAARAKLLGYSTHAHWRLEPTMAKTPEATMELMTKVWPKAVARVREEVADMQAIADKEDPGVKIEPWDYRYYAEKVRKAKYDLDFNEVKPYLQLDKLREAMMWAAGELYGLQFKPLTGIPVFHPDVRVWEVTDGDGEHVGLWYLDPYAREGKRSGAWMTDYRPQSAMGENLTPIVSNNSNFVEAPEGEVTLISWDDAVTLFHEFGHALHGLLSDVTYPSQSGTNVARDYVEFPSQINEHWLSTPEVLNKFAVHYETGQPLPKELLEKIEKAATFNQGFGTTEYLASALVDMKLHLAGDADIDPDKFERETLAELGMPDELPMRHRTPHFQHIFSSDAYSAGYYSYLWSDALTADAAEVFEEKGSYYDPKAAKSLHDNVFSVGDTIDPAEGFRRFRGRDVDTAALLRKRGFPVD; from the coding sequence ATGCATCACCGTTTGATCGTCGCCGCCATTATGGCAACCGTGTTTGCGACTTTAATCACCGCACCGTCTCAGGAATCCATGGCTGAAACCTCCACGTCCAACGACATTGATCCCGCCACGCACCCGTTGCTGAAACCCTGGACCGGACCGTTCGGTGGCGTGCCACCGTTTGATGCGGTTCGCGTCGATGAATTTCCGGCGTTGTTCGACGTGGCCATTGCCGCGGCCGAATCGGATTACGAAACGATCGCCAACAATCCCGAACCGGCGACCTTCGAAAACACGTTCATCCCGATGGAAAAGGCCGGACGGATGTTGAACCGGTTGGAGGTCGTATTCGACGTCCACTCGTCCAACTTGAACGTCGGACCGATGCCCGATTTGGAACGCAGCATTGTTCCCAAGCTGGCCGAACATTCCGACAAGATCACGCAGAACGACGCTTTGTTTCGACGCATCGAAGCGGTGTACCAGCAACTGGACGACGGCGATTTCACGGTAGCCCAGCGGCGTTTGGTCGACGACACGTACAAGACGTTCGTCCGCAAAGGCGCCAAGCTGGACGACGCCGACAAGGCCAAGCTGTCACAGATCAACAAGCGTCTGGCCCGGCTGTTCACCGATTTCAGCCAGAACGTTTTGGAAGATGAAAAGGGCTATGTGACTTGGATCAGCGATGAAGCCGACCTGGACGGGCTGCCTGCCAGCATCGTGGCCGCGATGAAAAGTGCCGCGACCGAAAAAGGCAAACCCGATCAATGGGCGATCACCAACACGCGATCGTCGATGGACCCGTTTTTGACCTACGCGACCAACCGCGGGCTGCGTGAAAAAGTCTGGCGGAATTATTACAGCCGCGGTGACAACGGCGACCAGTACGACAACAACGCGATCATCGCAGAGATTTTGAAACTGCGTGCGGCCCGCGCGAAATTGCTGGGCTATTCCACCCACGCGCACTGGCGTTTGGAGCCGACGATGGCCAAGACGCCCGAAGCCACGATGGAATTGATGACCAAGGTTTGGCCCAAAGCGGTCGCTCGCGTTCGCGAAGAAGTGGCCGACATGCAGGCGATTGCCGACAAAGAAGATCCCGGCGTCAAGATTGAACCGTGGGACTATCGCTACTATGCCGAAAAGGTCCGCAAGGCGAAGTACGATCTGGATTTCAACGAAGTCAAACCGTACTTGCAGCTGGACAAGTTGCGAGAGGCCATGATGTGGGCCGCCGGCGAATTGTATGGTTTGCAATTCAAACCGCTGACGGGCATCCCCGTCTTTCATCCTGACGTGCGGGTTTGGGAAGTCACCGATGGCGACGGCGAACATGTCGGCCTGTGGTACTTGGATCCGTACGCCCGCGAAGGCAAACGCAGCGGCGCGTGGATGACCGACTATCGTCCGCAATCGGCGATGGGCGAAAACTTAACGCCGATCGTTTCGAACAATTCAAACTTTGTCGAAGCCCCCGAGGGCGAAGTGACGCTGATCTCGTGGGATGACGCGGTGACGTTGTTCCATGAATTCGGCCACGCCCTGCACGGATTGCTGTCCGATGTGACCTATCCGTCCCAGTCGGGGACCAACGTCGCGCGGGACTATGTCGAATTTCCGTCACAGATCAATGAACACTGGTTGTCGACGCCGGAAGTTCTGAACAAATTCGCGGTGCATTATGAAACCGGCCAGCCGTTGCCAAAGGAACTGTTGGAAAAGATCGAAAAGGCGGCCACATTCAACCAAGGCTTTGGCACCACCGAGTATTTGGCCAGCGCGCTGGTGGACATGAAGCTGCACTTGGCCGGCGATGCTGACATCGATCCAGACAAGTTCGAACGCGAAACGCTGGCGGAGTTGGGCATGCCCGACGAATTGCCCATGCGTCACCGTACGCCGCATTTCCAGCACATCTTTTCCAGCGATGCATATTCGGCCGGCTACTACAGTTATCTGTGGTCCGACGCGTTGACCGCCGATGCGGCCGAGGTGTTCGAGGAAAAGGGCAGCTATTACGATCCGAAAGCGGCCAAGTCGCTGCACGACAACGTGTTCTCGGTGGGCGACACGATCGACCCGGCCGAAGGATTTCGGCGGTTCCGCGGTCGCGATGTCGACACGGCGGCATTGCTTCGTAAACGAGGCTTCCCCGTCGATTGA
- a CDS encoding putative molybdenum carrier protein: MSLFPSDVVVPLPRRIVSGGQTGVDRAGLDVAIDLGLEHGGWCPAGRLAEDGRVPSRYHMTEHRSPMYPPRTEQNVIDSDATLILYLGKLSGGTLLTKRLADKHRKPAMTLKLNSESMDRVRRWLADVRPETLNVAGPRESSCPGIERSAAEFLHQVFSDPNR, encoded by the coding sequence ATGAGTCTTTTTCCCTCTGATGTCGTCGTACCGCTGCCCCGGCGGATCGTTTCCGGTGGCCAAACCGGCGTGGACCGTGCGGGTTTGGACGTGGCGATCGATTTGGGATTGGAACATGGCGGGTGGTGCCCGGCGGGTCGGTTGGCGGAGGACGGCAGGGTGCCCAGTCGGTATCACATGACCGAACACCGGTCACCGATGTATCCGCCGCGGACCGAGCAAAACGTGATCGACAGCGACGCAACGTTGATTCTGTATTTGGGAAAGCTGTCGGGCGGAACGCTGTTGACCAAACGATTGGCCGACAAGCACCGTAAACCGGCGATGACCCTTAAACTGAACAGCGAATCGATGGACCGGGTGCGACGCTGGTTGGCGGATGTCCGTCCGGAAACATTGAACGTGGCCGGGCCGAGGGAAAGTTCCTGTCCGGGCATCGAGCGGTCCGCCGCTGAATTTTTGCACCAAGTTTTTTCTGATCCGAATCGTTAA
- a CDS encoding RluA family pseudouridine synthase codes for MSLQVLYEDNHLLVVNKPAEIATMGAEAGRPTIHAVACEYLKAKYNKPGNVFVGIVSRLDTMTSGVLVLARTSKAASRLQTQFARKGNDSGPGKVYLAVVQGEIDPPTGHLRDEVFKDDAARRMRTVGRNGSPTGGSAQSAELEYQSIAGDDRCTLLAVRLATGRKHQIRVQFADRGHPILGDRKYGSKRPFPAGISLHSWALAIDHPTKKDRMAFHASPPRTWRGVLADLGVADVKDYWPQVSDAFQFNA; via the coding sequence ATGTCACTGCAGGTCCTTTACGAAGACAACCATTTGTTGGTGGTCAACAAGCCCGCGGAAATCGCGACGATGGGTGCGGAGGCGGGGCGTCCGACGATCCACGCGGTGGCCTGCGAATACTTGAAAGCCAAATACAACAAGCCGGGCAACGTTTTCGTCGGCATCGTCAGCCGACTGGACACGATGACCAGCGGCGTCTTGGTGTTGGCCCGGACCAGCAAGGCGGCATCGCGACTGCAGACCCAATTCGCACGCAAAGGCAACGACAGCGGACCGGGCAAGGTTTACCTGGCCGTCGTCCAGGGTGAAATCGATCCGCCGACGGGACACTTGCGCGACGAAGTGTTCAAAGACGACGCGGCGCGGCGGATGCGAACCGTCGGCCGCAACGGAAGTCCGACTGGGGGATCGGCACAGTCGGCGGAACTGGAATACCAATCCATCGCCGGTGATGATCGGTGCACGTTGTTGGCCGTTCGATTGGCGACCGGACGCAAACACCAGATTCGAGTTCAGTTTGCCGACCGAGGCCACCCGATTCTGGGAGACCGAAAATACGGATCGAAGCGTCCGTTTCCCGCGGGCATTTCGCTGCACAGTTGGGCTTTGGCGATCGACCACCCGACCAAGAAAGACCGGATGGCGTTTCACGCGTCACCGCCGCGGACTTGGCGTGGCGTGCTGGCCGACTTGGGCGTTGCCGACGTCAAGGACTATTGGCCACAGGTGTCCGATGCGTTTCAATTCAACGCATGA
- a CDS encoding Gfo/Idh/MocA family protein codes for MVAAASAPLFVSPRVFGKNAPSNTITLGHIGVGIHGVQRNLNGFLNQSDCRPVVVCDVMKSRAIEAGRLVNEHFDDTCCDVTYDFREVLSRDDVDAVVISTPDHWHVPMSLMALDAGKHTFCEKPTLTIREGQELVAAVKRSGKVFGTGLEDRSVTEYFRIAELVRNGVIGTLQHIEVGLPVKPVFPIEQPARVPDDLDFNLWIGPAPMRAYTPKLTTAQCWRQIRDFSGGSLTDWGSHLIDTAQVANFSENTTPISVTGKGQIPENAINSVPHTFDLDYTYANGVTMQVKSDVPSIRLEGSDGWIGNRGWCGELTASDPKFLEASFDPTHSRIWPQPRIEHRDFLDALKSGDSTMYDAESLHRLSTVMHLGSIAMELNRPLNWNPQAESFDDADANALRSRPRRDWT; via the coding sequence ATGGTCGCGGCGGCCTCCGCACCGCTGTTTGTCTCCCCTCGTGTCTTCGGCAAAAACGCTCCGTCCAACACGATCACCCTCGGGCATATCGGAGTGGGCATCCATGGCGTTCAACGCAATTTGAACGGCTTTCTAAATCAGTCCGATTGTCGGCCGGTGGTGGTTTGTGACGTGATGAAGTCGCGTGCGATCGAAGCGGGCCGGTTGGTCAACGAACACTTTGATGATACGTGCTGCGATGTGACGTACGACTTTCGCGAGGTGTTGTCGCGTGATGACGTCGACGCGGTGGTGATTTCAACGCCCGATCATTGGCACGTCCCGATGTCGTTGATGGCGTTGGATGCCGGAAAGCACACGTTTTGTGAAAAGCCGACGTTGACCATTCGCGAAGGCCAGGAATTGGTTGCGGCCGTCAAACGCAGTGGCAAAGTCTTTGGCACCGGCCTGGAGGACCGTTCGGTCACGGAGTATTTCCGGATCGCCGAACTGGTGCGCAACGGTGTCATCGGCACGTTGCAACACATCGAAGTCGGCTTGCCCGTTAAACCCGTTTTCCCGATCGAGCAGCCGGCACGGGTTCCCGACGACTTGGATTTCAACTTGTGGATCGGGCCGGCCCCGATGCGGGCCTACACGCCGAAGTTAACGACCGCGCAGTGCTGGCGTCAGATTCGCGACTTTTCCGGCGGTTCGCTGACCGACTGGGGATCCCACCTGATCGACACCGCTCAAGTGGCCAACTTCAGCGAAAACACCACACCGATTTCGGTCACCGGCAAAGGTCAGATTCCAGAGAACGCGATCAATTCGGTCCCGCACACATTCGACCTGGATTACACCTATGCCAACGGCGTGACCATGCAAGTGAAGTCCGACGTGCCATCGATTCGCCTGGAAGGCAGCGATGGCTGGATTGGCAATCGTGGCTGGTGTGGCGAACTGACCGCCAGTGATCCGAAGTTCCTGGAGGCCAGCTTTGATCCCACGCACAGCCGAATCTGGCCACAGCCAAGGATCGAACATCGCGATTTTCTGGATGCGCTGAAGTCCGGGGATTCGACGATGTACGATGCGGAATCGTTGCACCGATTAAGCACGGTGATGCACCTGGGTTCGATCGCAATGGAACTGAATCGTCCTTTGAACTGGAATCCCCAGGCCGAGTCGTTTGATGACGCCGATGCGAACGCGTTGCGGAGCCGTCCACGTCGCGACTGGACGTGA
- a CDS encoding 3-keto-disaccharide hydrolase: MRLPIFFVPLLACVPTAIAEEGFHLYKFPGHHGLPSIADTGFTVHQPDRSQPERVEPPCLSAEAKVGAPSDAIVLFDGTSMDQFRDNQWKFRDGLLIAGKGGLNTVEAFGDIQMHVEWRTPDPEPNKSKPGSMGNSGIFLMQKYELQVFDSYSCEIYADGSAGAIYGQSPPLVNVCRKPGQWQSYDIAFTAPVFDGETIVSPARITVFHNGVLIQNNTEIFGPTRHNKALPYVAHPDKMPLMFQAHGSPVEYRNIWVRPL; encoded by the coding sequence ATGCGATTGCCCATTTTTTTCGTGCCTTTGTTGGCCTGCGTTCCCACTGCGATCGCGGAAGAAGGCTTTCACCTTTACAAATTCCCTGGCCACCACGGCCTGCCATCGATCGCGGACACCGGCTTCACCGTTCACCAGCCCGACCGCAGTCAACCCGAGCGGGTTGAACCGCCGTGCTTATCAGCGGAAGCCAAGGTTGGCGCGCCGTCGGACGCCATCGTGTTGTTCGACGGAACGTCCATGGATCAATTTCGTGACAACCAATGGAAGTTTCGCGACGGGCTTTTGATCGCCGGAAAAGGCGGCCTGAATACGGTGGAAGCATTCGGTGACATCCAGATGCACGTCGAATGGCGAACCCCAGATCCGGAGCCCAACAAAAGCAAGCCGGGCAGCATGGGGAATAGCGGGATCTTTCTGATGCAGAAGTATGAACTGCAGGTTTTTGATTCCTATTCGTGTGAGATCTACGCCGATGGATCCGCTGGGGCGATCTATGGCCAATCACCGCCGTTGGTGAACGTTTGCCGAAAGCCTGGACAATGGCAGTCGTATGACATCGCTTTCACTGCGCCGGTCTTTGATGGCGAGACCATTGTTTCGCCGGCCAGGATCACCGTCTTTCACAACGGTGTGCTGATTCAAAACAACACCGAGATCTTCGGGCCGACACGGCACAACAAGGCCCTTCCCTACGTCGCACACCCTGACAAGATGCCGCTGATGTTCCAAGCACACGGCAGCCCGGTCGAGTACCGAAACATTTGGGTGCGGCCGCTGTAG
- a CDS encoding 3-keto-disaccharide hydrolase — protein sequence MTDTRHLLVRWAATLCFLLTQGAVATFGEAPANTLSEQEKADGWQLLFDGVTSTGWRGINRPDFPTAGWVIASGELQCAADDGAESGNGGDIITVKKYSNFELAWDWAMDSVGGNSGVKIFVLEGLDENPKHGIGLEYQILDDANHPWMLKGKMKPGDFRTVGSAYELYAAKNKTVMPLGQYNHSRIISKGNHIEHWLNGVKVVQYQRGGDDFRKRVAESKSCDIENYGEAAEGHILIQDHGSRVRFRNIKIRPL from the coding sequence ATGACCGATACACGCCATCTGCTGGTTCGCTGGGCCGCGACACTGTGTTTTCTGCTGACGCAGGGTGCCGTGGCGACGTTTGGCGAAGCCCCCGCGAACACGCTTTCCGAGCAAGAGAAGGCTGACGGCTGGCAATTGCTTTTTGATGGTGTCACGTCAACTGGCTGGCGAGGCATCAATCGCCCGGACTTTCCCACCGCGGGCTGGGTGATCGCATCGGGTGAACTGCAATGCGCCGCCGACGATGGGGCTGAATCGGGCAACGGCGGAGACATCATCACCGTCAAAAAATACAGCAACTTTGAATTGGCCTGGGACTGGGCGATGGACAGCGTTGGCGGCAATTCCGGCGTCAAAATTTTTGTGCTGGAAGGCTTGGATGAGAACCCGAAACACGGCATCGGTCTGGAGTATCAGATCCTGGACGATGCAAACCATCCGTGGATGCTGAAAGGCAAAATGAAACCCGGTGATTTTCGCACCGTTGGGTCCGCTTATGAACTGTACGCCGCGAAGAACAAAACCGTGATGCCGTTGGGCCAGTACAACCACAGCCGGATCATCAGCAAAGGAAACCACATTGAACATTGGCTAAACGGCGTCAAAGTCGTTCAGTACCAACGTGGTGGCGACGACTTTCGCAAAAGAGTGGCCGAGTCGAAGTCATGTGACATTGAAAACTATGGCGAAGCGGCCGAAGGCCACATCCTGATCCAGGATCACGGAAGCCGCGTCCGTTTTCGCAATATTAAGATTCGTCCGCTTTAA
- a CDS encoding AraC family transcriptional regulator has product MTILRVKLLIETSRGYGQSLLRGISKYARANGPWSFIQEPAFYLKPDRAEVRADRRRPVDGIIAHTDDAGLMKQLIAENVPLIMKGIGELPSEIPTIQSNDRAIGKIAAEHLLSLGFRNLGFCGYANMYWSDDRGKGFTEHAKSENIDVDWFQEPRRKRRLSVEQREAAIERWLKSLRSPAGILACNDDCGQEVIRCALNRGFAVPDQIAVVGVDNDEMVCDLAEFPLSSIAVANEKAGYRAAELLHRMMRGEDASGQQIISQPLYTIQRLSTDTFAVQDLAVRRALYFIRDQLPKQISVHDVVGQMSMSRRMAEIRFRKSTGSTINDQIVRERLRLVKEMLVETAYPIEMVAQRTGFSSAAFLGLKFKQATGQTPTAYRKQHAA; this is encoded by the coding sequence ATGACGATTTTGAGAGTGAAGTTGTTGATTGAGACGTCGCGGGGATATGGGCAGAGCCTGCTGCGCGGGATTTCAAAGTACGCGCGGGCGAATGGTCCGTGGTCGTTCATCCAAGAACCGGCGTTCTATTTGAAACCAGACCGAGCGGAGGTTCGGGCGGATCGCCGCCGTCCCGTCGATGGGATCATTGCCCACACCGATGATGCCGGCCTGATGAAGCAATTGATCGCTGAGAATGTTCCGCTGATCATGAAAGGCATCGGCGAACTGCCGTCTGAGATCCCCACGATCCAGTCCAATGACCGGGCCATCGGAAAGATCGCGGCGGAGCATCTGTTGTCCTTGGGCTTTCGCAACCTTGGTTTCTGTGGCTACGCGAATATGTACTGGTCGGACGACCGGGGCAAAGGCTTTACAGAACACGCCAAGTCGGAAAACATCGACGTGGACTGGTTTCAAGAACCACGCCGCAAACGCCGGCTGAGCGTCGAACAACGTGAAGCCGCGATTGAACGCTGGCTGAAATCGCTGCGAAGCCCCGCCGGCATCCTTGCCTGTAACGATGATTGTGGGCAAGAAGTGATCCGATGCGCGTTGAACCGCGGTTTCGCCGTCCCCGATCAGATCGCGGTCGTCGGCGTTGACAATGATGAAATGGTTTGCGACTTGGCCGAGTTCCCACTGTCAAGCATCGCAGTGGCCAACGAAAAGGCAGGGTATCGCGCCGCGGAGTTGTTGCATCGGATGATGCGTGGTGAAGACGCGTCGGGCCAACAAATCATTTCCCAACCGCTGTACACGATCCAGCGTTTATCGACCGATACCTTTGCCGTGCAAGACTTAGCGGTCCGACGCGCGCTCTACTTTATCCGCGACCAGTTGCCCAAACAAATTTCGGTGCACGACGTGGTTGGCCAGATGAGCATGTCCCGCCGCATGGCCGAGATTCGTTTTCGAAAGTCAACGGGATCGACCATCAACGACCAGATCGTTCGCGAGCGATTGCGACTGGTCAAAGAAATGTTGGTGGAGACAGCGTACCCGATCGAAATGGTTGCACAGCGCACGGGTTTTTCATCGGCCGCATTCTTGGGACTGAAGTTCAAACAGGCGACCGGACAAACACCAACGGCTTATCGCAAGCAGCACGCTGCGTAA
- a CDS encoding alpha/beta hydrolase has product MSQSSPCILVVLLACLTFPPSQSVAQTEKTKTSESYDASVPEPTFSEVKYGDHPRHVLDFWKAESDTATPLVLVIHGGGWQGGSKERLHRFADARALLNAGISVAACNYRHVKQAAAQGIKPPVKAPLHDAARALQFIRSKAGEWNIDKQKIGAAGGSAGACSSLWIAFHDDMADPESDDPVARESTRLWCAAVTGAQTTLDPKQMKAWTPNSRYGGHAFGFANFTAFLDGRDSIMPWIAEYSPYALVSPDDPGVYLTYSRPPAIGQNQKDPTHTSNFGVKLQEHCLSVGVHCELAYPGAPDVQHKTPTDFLISQLKPR; this is encoded by the coding sequence ATGAGCCAATCATCACCGTGCATACTCGTTGTGCTTCTTGCTTGCTTGACGTTTCCACCGAGTCAGTCGGTTGCCCAGACCGAGAAAACAAAGACCTCAGAAAGCTATGACGCATCGGTTCCTGAGCCGACATTTTCCGAGGTGAAATATGGCGACCACCCGCGGCATGTGCTGGATTTTTGGAAAGCAGAATCGGATACGGCGACTCCGCTGGTCCTGGTGATTCATGGAGGCGGATGGCAGGGCGGATCGAAAGAACGGTTGCACCGATTTGCGGACGCCCGTGCGTTGCTGAACGCCGGCATCTCCGTCGCCGCGTGCAATTATCGTCATGTCAAGCAGGCCGCGGCGCAGGGGATCAAACCACCGGTAAAGGCTCCGCTTCATGACGCCGCCCGGGCTCTGCAATTCATCCGCAGCAAAGCAGGTGAGTGGAACATCGACAAACAAAAAATCGGTGCCGCCGGAGGATCGGCCGGGGCCTGTTCGAGTTTGTGGATCGCCTTTCATGACGACATGGCGGATCCAGAGAGCGATGATCCAGTGGCTCGCGAATCGACGCGACTGTGGTGCGCGGCTGTGACCGGAGCCCAAACAACGCTCGATCCGAAGCAGATGAAAGCCTGGACGCCCAACAGCCGATACGGCGGCCACGCCTTCGGCTTTGCCAATTTCACAGCCTTCCTGGACGGTCGCGATTCGATCATGCCGTGGATCGCGGAATATTCACCCTATGCACTGGTCAGCCCGGACGACCCTGGCGTCTATCTGACGTACTCGCGCCCGCCAGCGATCGGCCAAAACCAAAAAGACCCCACGCATACATCAAACTTCGGTGTGAAGCTGCAAGAACATTGCCTTTCCGTCGGGGTCCACTGCGAACTCGCCTACCCCGGTGCCCCCGACGTCCAACACAAGACACCAACGGACTTCCTAATCTCCCAGCTGAAGCCACGCTAA
- a CDS encoding metal ABC transporter solute-binding protein, Zn/Mn family encodes MQTSLKRGDMGSVGGGCHQRSLLPVGPMIRRWCFSAGLLGLSAILIAGCEEPRSGVTDGEQPIVVFTSIVPQEFLVQRIGGKYVEVHALVRPGSSPATYEPTPRQMAALSDARLYFRIGVPFENAFLSKIETTMKRLRIVDTRKGIELREIAGHSNRGSGATEHDAGRDPHIWLSPCLAKVQSRTMTNALVEIDPEHKEIYEANLAELLQELNALDAQLAATLAPVRGKSFLVFHPSWGYFADDYGLIQETVEVEGKEPSARQLSHIIELAKQRDVRVVFVQPQFGQQATGAVAKAIDGAVIPIDPLAGDYIDNLEVVADKIRAALEAQK; translated from the coding sequence GTGCAAACTTCACTCAAACGTGGTGACATGGGAAGTGTCGGCGGTGGCTGTCATCAGCGGTCGCTGTTGCCGGTGGGACCCATGATCAGGCGTTGGTGCTTTTCGGCCGGCTTGTTGGGCCTTTCGGCAATTTTGATCGCAGGATGTGAGGAGCCACGTTCTGGCGTGACGGACGGGGAGCAACCGATCGTGGTGTTCACGAGCATTGTCCCTCAGGAGTTCTTGGTCCAGCGAATCGGAGGGAAGTATGTCGAGGTCCATGCGCTCGTTCGACCGGGCAGCAGTCCCGCCACTTACGAACCCACGCCGCGCCAGATGGCGGCGTTGTCCGACGCAAGACTCTACTTCCGAATCGGTGTCCCATTCGAAAACGCGTTTCTATCGAAAATCGAAACGACGATGAAGCGTTTGCGCATCGTTGATACTCGCAAAGGCATCGAATTGAGGGAAATCGCGGGGCATTCCAACCGAGGAAGCGGCGCCACCGAGCACGACGCTGGACGCGATCCGCACATTTGGCTTAGCCCGTGTTTGGCGAAGGTTCAGTCCAGGACCATGACAAACGCACTCGTTGAAATCGATCCAGAGCACAAAGAAATCTACGAAGCAAATTTGGCCGAGTTGTTGCAAGAATTGAACGCACTTGATGCTCAACTTGCTGCCACGCTGGCCCCAGTACGGGGCAAGTCGTTTTTGGTCTTTCACCCGTCCTGGGGCTACTTTGCAGACGACTATGGATTGATACAAGAGACGGTGGAGGTCGAGGGGAAAGAGCCCAGCGCCAGGCAGCTATCGCACATCATCGAATTAGCCAAGCAGCGCGACGTACGCGTCGTTTTCGTGCAACCTCAGTTCGGTCAGCAGGCGACCGGTGCGGTCGCCAAAGCGATCGACGGTGCGGTGATTCCCATTGATCCGTTGGCTGGTGATTACATTGATAACCTGGAGGTGGTCGCGGATAAGATCCGGGCCGCGCTGGAGGCACAAAAGTGA
- a CDS encoding metal ABC transporter ATP-binding protein has protein sequence MNSKCSGLQDSSIALRFKDVCFAYDREEVIHNVDLAIPEGSFVAVVGPNGGGKSTLMKLALGLLRPDRGHVRVFGQTPERLRCRVGYVPQHLRFDAAFPVSSLDVVLMARSDRHWFGPYRQEDRQKAKSALRRVGMAHLADRGFSHLSGGERQRVLIAQALVSDPDMIFLDEPTANVDASMEHEIYELLRELNQHKTVLVVSHNLNVVTRHASHLACVNRTASLERIGALTERQLHRFYRGDMTVFKHGTDCHVLDASKAMREPHHGTAEG, from the coding sequence GTGAATTCGAAGTGCTCAGGATTGCAGGACAGCTCAATCGCACTACGGTTCAAAGACGTTTGCTTTGCCTATGATCGCGAGGAAGTCATCCATAACGTGGATTTGGCGATCCCCGAAGGTAGTTTTGTTGCGGTGGTGGGGCCTAATGGGGGCGGCAAGAGCACACTGATGAAGCTTGCGTTGGGGCTTTTGCGACCGGACCGGGGGCATGTCCGTGTGTTCGGCCAAACGCCGGAGCGTTTGCGATGTCGCGTTGGTTATGTTCCACAGCATCTTCGTTTCGACGCGGCCTTTCCTGTCAGTTCGCTCGACGTGGTGCTGATGGCGCGATCCGATCGGCACTGGTTCGGGCCCTATCGACAGGAAGATCGTCAGAAAGCCAAATCAGCATTGCGGCGAGTTGGAATGGCGCATCTTGCCGATCGAGGATTTTCGCACCTGTCCGGTGGAGAGCGACAACGCGTGCTGATCGCACAGGCATTGGTCTCGGATCCTGACATGATTTTTCTGGATGAGCCGACCGCCAATGTGGATGCCAGCATGGAGCACGAAATCTATGAACTTCTACGAGAATTGAATCAGCACAAAACGGTGCTGGTAGTCTCTCACAATCTGAACGTCGTCACGCGACATGCATCGCATCTTGCGTGCGTCAATCGGACCGCATCGTTGGAACGGATCGGCGCATTGACCGAGCGGCAGCTACATCGTTTTTACCGTGGGGACATGACGGTGTTTAAGCATGGCACAGATTGCCACGTTTTGGATGCCAGTAAGGCGATGCGTGAACCGCATCACGGCACCGCGGAGGGGTAA